Proteins encoded by one window of Carassius auratus strain Wakin unplaced genomic scaffold, ASM336829v1 scaf_tig00014003, whole genome shotgun sequence:
- the LOC113074221 gene encoding aerolysin-like protein, with the protein MSYPTTLGLIGGGGGASFSFTGENNGASLEKIGVWVGGWQVKAVKVWLSDGRNQTFGEPDGPYQEYTFKPGECFTSLSLWGNGAGTRLGAIKFKTNHGGEFFASMTSWGLKKEYPMDVGSGYCLGVVGRAGADIDSMGFMFLNAVQSTVLTNVNYPTINQLIPKVTVEEIKSVTYTNGSSAKQQQMVETSKKVTKTSSWSMTNSFTATFSVEVKAGIPEVADVSTGFSFTVGTESTYSHQYTDERTESLTTTVDVPPRKKLDVKITIGRAAFDLPYTGTVKITCKNGGVLQYETKGQYNGVTYTDIKVNTKEFDL; encoded by the coding sequence ATGTCTTACCCAACTACTCTAGGGCTAATTGGTGGTGGAGGAGGTGCTTCATTTTCATTTACGGGTGAGAACAATGGTGCCAGTTTAGAGAAGATCGGGGTCTGGGTGGGAGGATGGCAGGTGAAGGCTGTCAAGGTTTGGCTTTCTGATGGTAGAAATCAAACCTTTGGAGAACCAGATGGCCCATATCAAGAGTACACGTTCAAGCCTGGTGAGTGTTTCACCTCACTGTCCCTCTGGGGGAATGGAGCAGGAACACGTCTTGGAGCCATCAAATTCAAGACCAACCATGGTGGAGAATTTTTTGCATCGATGACAAGCTggggtttaaaaaaagaatatccAATGGATGTCGGCTCTGGTTATTGTTTGGGAGTTGTAGGAAGAGCTGGTGCAGATATTGACTCCATGGGATTCATGTTTCTCAATGCAGTTCAATCAACAGTCCTCACCAATGTCAACTATCCCACAATAAACCAACTGATACCAAAGGTGACAGTGGAAGAGATCAAATCTGTCACTTACACAAACGGTTCCTCTGCCAAACAACAGCAAATGGTCGAAACCTCCAAGAAAGTTACCAAAACATCTTCGTGGTCGATGACTAACAGCTTTACAGCAACATTTAGTGTGGAAGTGAAGGCAGGGATTCCAGAAGTTGCAGACGTTTCTACAGGATTCAGTTTCACCGTTGGAACAGAAAGCACTTACAGCCATCAGTACACTGATGAGAGAACCGAATCTCTGACTACCACTGTAGATGTGCCACCAAGAAAGAAGCTGGATGTTAAAATCACCATCGGAAGAGCCGCATTTGACCTGCCTTACACTGGCACAGTGAAGATCACGTGCAAGAATGGCGGTGTGTTACAGTATGAAACCAAGGGTCAATACAATGGTGTCACTTACACTGATATAAAAGTGAATACTAAAGAATTTGATTTGTAA